A window of Campylobacter pinnipediorum subsp. pinnipediorum contains these coding sequences:
- the panD gene encoding aspartate 1-decarboxylase, whose protein sequence is MTIEVLSSKIHRAVVTDANLNYVGSISIDTELIKAAGLCQWQKVEILNVNNGERFSTYVINGKKGEICLNGAAARKVCAGDVVIIVAYASMKPKKAKEFKPTVVFVNEKNEIVKNK, encoded by the coding sequence ATGACAATAGAAGTTTTATCTAGTAAAATACATAGAGCCGTTGTAACAGATGCGAATTTAAACTATGTTGGCTCAATAAGCATAGACACAGAACTAATAAAAGCTGCTGGTCTTTGCCAATGGCAAAAAGTTGAGATACTAAATGTCAATAATGGCGAAAGATTTAGCACATATGTAATAAACGGCAAAAAAGGCGAAATCTGTCTTAACGGTGCTGCGGCTAGAAAAGTATGTGCTGGTGATGTTGTTATAATAGTTGCATATGCTAGTATGAAACCTAAAAAAGCAAAAGAGTTTAAACCTACTGTTGTTTTTGTAAATGAAAAAAACGAAATAGTTAAAAACAAATAA
- the rpsT gene encoding 30S ribosomal protein S20: MANHKSAEKRARQTIKRTERNRFYRTRLKNITKSVLVAVEEKNLDKATEALKVANKSFHSFVSKGFLKKQTAARRVSRLAKLVNTLKVA, encoded by the coding sequence ATGGCAAATCATAAATCTGCTGAAAAAAGAGCAAGACAGACTATAAAAAGAACAGAAAGAAATAGATTTTATAGAACAAGGCTTAAAAACATAACAAAAAGTGTTTTAGTTGCTGTAGAAGAGAAAAACTTAGACAAAGCTACTGAAGCTTTAAAAGTTGCAAACAAAAGTTTCCATAGTTTTGTAAGCAAGGGATTTTTGAAAAAACAAACAGCTGCTCGCCGTGTTAGTCGTTTAGCTAAACTTGTAAATACACTTAAAGTAGCATAA
- a CDS encoding NifU family protein, protein MIPFTDEELLKPVQTSLKKVLPMLENDGGGLDLLGIKNGKIYVRLTGHCHGCAASGNTLKYGVERQLKIDIHPELEVVNVPQGEEVSFA, encoded by the coding sequence ATGATACCATTTACAGACGAAGAGCTTTTAAAACCGGTTCAGACAAGTTTAAAAAAAGTTTTACCTATGTTAGAAAATGATGGCGGTGGACTTGACTTACTTGGTATTAAAAATGGTAAAATTTACGTAAGACTAACAGGACATTGCCATGGATGTGCAGCAAGTGGAAACACTCTAAAATACGGTGTAGAAAGACAATTAAAAATAGATATACATCCGGAACTAGAAGTAGTAAATGTACCGCAAGGCGAAGAGGTTAGCTTTGCTTAA
- a CDS encoding DNA cytosine methyltransferase yields MSGDVNVLSLFDGISCGRLALQRANVAIDKYYSIETNEYAIKIANNNYPQDKEYRLGDVRNIKGRDLPQIDLLIACSPCQGFSVAGKRLNFKDERSDLFFEFVRLLREVKPKYFLLENVVMKKECQDIISDILKVQPVKINSALVSAQNRNRLYWTNIPNITQPQDKNIKLNDVLDTHEFRELKPFCFKLHNGVAIKDILKTVCDEKANCLTTNKTHTKQYYLNKEKNKMRNLSVNEY; encoded by the coding sequence ATGAGTGGTGATGTAAATGTTTTAAGCCTTTTTGATGGAATCTCTTGTGGTAGATTAGCGTTGCAAAGAGCTAATGTTGCGATTGATAAATATTATAGCATCGAGACAAATGAGTATGCAATCAAGATTGCTAATAATAACTATCCACAAGATAAAGAATATCGATTAGGAGATGTTAGGAATATAAAAGGCAGAGACTTGCCACAAATCGATTTATTAATAGCGTGTAGTCCTTGTCAAGGCTTTTCTGTGGCTGGTAAAAGGTTAAATTTCAAAGACGAAAGAAGTGATTTGTTTTTTGAGTTTGTACGACTTTTAAGAGAGGTTAAACCTAAATACTTTTTGCTTGAAAATGTAGTGATGAAAAAAGAGTGCCAAGATATCATAAGCGATATTTTAAAAGTTCAGCCTGTAAAAATTAATTCGGCACTTGTATCAGCACAAAACAGAAACCGCTTATATTGGACGAATATACCAAACATAACACAACCACAAGATAAAAACATAAAACTAAACGATGTGCTAGACACACACGAATTTAGAGAGCTTAAGCCTTTTTGTTTTAAATTGCATAATGGGGTAGCGATTAAAGATATTTTAAAAACAGTGTGTGATGAAAAAGCAAACTGTTTAACAACAAACAAAACACATACGAAACAATACTATCTCAATAAAGAAAAAAACAAGATGAGAAATCTAAGCGTAAATGAGTATTAA
- the prfA gene encoding peptide chain release factor 1: protein MLADKLRPFLERYNEISKLLSEPNISTDIEKMTALSKEQSSLEDIYQVSALYLNTLNSIEENKNLLGDPELGDLAKDEIKELQNLTVELENKIKILLIPKDPNDEKNIFLEIRAGTGGDEAALFVGDLFGAYIRYADARGWKFEVVGQSEGSAGGFKEIIVLIKGKGAYSRLKFEGGTHRVQRVPETESQGRVHTSAVTVAIMPEVEDSEIEINMNDLRIDVMRSSGHGGQSVNTTDSAVRITHIPTGIVVTNQDGKSQHKNKEAAMKVLKARLYEKQEQERLEKEVSERKNQVGTGDRSGRIRTYNFPQNRISDHRINLTLYRLDAIMAAGLFDEIIDPLIAHNQAEALTEAGL, encoded by the coding sequence ATGTTAGCTGATAAGCTTCGTCCTTTTCTAGAACGTTATAACGAAATTTCTAAGCTTCTTAGCGAACCAAATATTTCTACTGATATAGAAAAGATGACCGCTCTATCTAAAGAACAGTCATCTTTAGAAGATATATATCAGGTTTCTGCATTATATCTTAATACTTTAAACTCTATAGAAGAAAATAAAAATCTTCTTGGTGATCCTGAGCTTGGCGATCTTGCAAAAGATGAAATAAAAGAACTTCAAAATCTTACTGTTGAGCTTGAAAATAAGATTAAAATTTTATTGATACCTAAAGATCCAAATGATGAAAAAAATATATTCTTAGAAATAAGAGCTGGTACCGGTGGAGATGAAGCTGCATTGTTTGTTGGCGATCTTTTTGGTGCTTATATTCGTTATGCTGATGCTAGAGGCTGGAAATTTGAAGTTGTTGGGCAGAGTGAAGGAAGCGCAGGTGGCTTTAAAGAAATTATTGTTTTGATTAAAGGTAAAGGTGCTTATTCTAGACTTAAGTTTGAAGGCGGTACTCATAGAGTTCAAAGGGTTCCTGAAACAGAGAGTCAGGGCAGGGTACATACGTCTGCTGTTACTGTAGCTATTATGCCTGAAGTTGAAGATAGTGAAATAGAAATAAATATGAATGATCTTCGTATAGATGTAATGAGAAGTTCAGGTCATGGTGGTCAAAGTGTAAATACTACAGATAGTGCTGTAAGGATAACTCATATTCCAACAGGAATAGTTGTAACAAACCAAGACGGAAAATCACAACATAAAAACAAAGAAGCAGCAATGAAAGTCTTAAAAGCAAGGCTTTATGAAAAGCAAGAGCAAGAAAGACTTGAAAAAGAAGTTAGCGAAAGAAAAAATCAAGTAGGAACCGGTGATAGAAGTGGTAGAATAAGAACTTATAATTTTCCACAAAATAGAATAAGCGATCATCGTATAAACCTAACTCTTTATAGACTTGATGCTATAATGGCAGCTGGTCTTTTTGATGAGATAATAGATCCATTGATAGCTCATAATCAAGCAGAAGCTTTAACAGAAGCTGGGTTATAA
- a CDS encoding UDP-N-acetylmuramoyl-L-alanyl-D-glutamate--2,6-diaminopimelate ligase — protein MKIHINKTFITDSSLECEPGCYFLQTQSNHKYTDSALEKKATIIDVDECKNLLKIDKNIKIVGITGTNGKTTTATAIYSSLMKLGFKCGLSGTRGAFINGKNIDEKSLTTSPIFKTLYYLQKASEEKCDFFVMEVSSHAISQNRIEGLDFALKIFTNLSQDHLDYHKSIEEYANVKSSFFQDDSLKLINKDDKSIKFNEKNAYFYSLKRNSDFYSINYELKERIKALVKTNNEEIWLDLGLQGEFNLYNMLAVFGAISLLTDKNIKQISKALSEFNGVDGRMQIVSKKPLVIVDFAHTPDGIEKVLHALRHLSLVVIFGAGGDRDKTKRPKMGEIVQRYARVSIITSDNPRSERPQDIINDIYTGMNKENIIQEEDRKKAIKIGLSSLQDGEALVILGKGDEEYQEINGVKFPFSDKKIVEEILKEI, from the coding sequence ATGAAGATACACATTAATAAAACTTTTATAACAGATAGCTCTTTAGAGTGCGAGCCTGGATGTTATTTTTTACAAACTCAAAGCAATCATAAATATACAGATAGTGCGTTAGAAAAAAAAGCAACGATAATAGATGTAGATGAGTGCAAAAACCTACTAAAAATAGATAAAAATATAAAAATAGTAGGCATAACAGGAACAAATGGTAAAACAACAACTGCTACTGCGATATACTCATCTCTTATGAAGCTAGGTTTTAAATGTGGTCTTAGTGGCACAAGAGGTGCTTTTATAAACGGTAAAAACATAGATGAAAAATCACTAACAACAAGCCCTATTTTTAAAACACTATATTATTTACAAAAAGCAAGTGAAGAAAAGTGTGATTTTTTTGTTATGGAGGTAAGTTCTCACGCAATATCACAAAATAGGATAGAAGGTTTGGATTTTGCTCTTAAAATTTTTACAAATTTAAGTCAAGATCATCTTGATTATCATAAAAGCATTGAAGAATATGCAAATGTAAAAAGTAGTTTTTTTCAAGATGATAGCTTAAAACTTATAAACAAAGATGACAAATCCATTAAATTTAATGAAAAAAATGCATACTTTTACTCATTAAAACGAAATAGTGATTTTTATTCAATAAACTACGAATTAAAGGAGCGTATTAAGGCATTAGTTAAAACAAATAATGAAGAAATTTGGCTTGATTTAGGCCTACAAGGTGAGTTCAATCTTTATAATATGTTAGCCGTTTTTGGGGCTATATCTCTTTTAACAGACAAAAATATCAAACAAATTTCAAAAGCTTTAAGTGAATTTAATGGTGTAGATGGACGCATGCAAATAGTTAGCAAAAAACCACTCGTGATAGTTGATTTTGCTCATACTCCAGATGGTATAGAAAAAGTTTTACACGCATTAAGACATTTGAGTTTGGTTGTAATTTTTGGAGCTGGCGGGGACAGAGATAAGACAAAAAGACCAAAAATGGGTGAGATAGTTCAAAGATATGCTAGGGTTTCAATAATAACAAGCGATAATCCAAGAAGCGAAAGACCACAAGATATCATAAATGATATATACACTGGAATGAATAAAGAAAATATAATACAAGAAGAAGATAGAAAAAAGGCTATAAAAATTGGACTTTCATCATTACAAGATGGTGAAGCACTTGTTATACTTGGTAAAGGTGATGAAGAATATCAAGAGATAAATGGTGTAAAATTTCCATTTAGCGATAAAAAAATAGTAGAAGAAATTTTAAAGGAAATATAA
- a CDS encoding tyrosine-type recombinase/integrase gives MLRNIKEYAGDDRIKICALLQLYTAVRGANARFAEWSEFDFDKSLWSISAQKMKAGKAHEVHLTNSVKNMLLEYKQKYTFNSKYLFPSLRTNLKPISDNTVRTMLRNLGYSNEQITPHGFRATFSTICHENIDIHKHSSDVIELCLAHIETNKVKDAYNHAKNLKQRASLLKWWSDYLDNLYSPDM, from the coding sequence TTGCTAAGAAATATAAAAGAGTATGCCGGAGATGATAGGATAAAGATATGTGCTTTGCTTCAGCTTTATACAGCTGTGCGTGGAGCAAATGCAAGATTTGCCGAATGGTCTGAGTTTGATTTTGATAAGAGCTTATGGAGTATAAGTGCCCAAAAGATGAAAGCTGGTAAAGCTCATGAAGTGCATTTAACAAATAGCGTTAAAAATATGCTTTTAGAATATAAACAAAAATATACTTTTAACTCAAAATATCTATTTCCTAGCCTAAGGACAAATTTAAAACCTATAAGCGATAACACAGTAAGAACTATGCTAAGAAACTTGGGCTATTCAAACGAGCAAATAACACCGCATGGGTTTAGAGCTACATTTAGCACGATATGTCATGAAAACATAGACATACATAAACATAGCTCGGATGTGATAGAGCTTTGTTTAGCTCACATTGAAACCAATAAAGTAAAAGATGCATATAATCATGCTAAAAATTTAAAGCAAAGGGCTAGTTTGCTTAAATGGTGGAGTGATTATTTAGATAATCTGTATTCGCCTGACATGTAG
- the pgeF gene encoding peptidoglycan editing factor PgeF has protein sequence MGKSRQLFEFVLNDKNIIAGFSTRFGGVSDGAYSCLNLGLHTGDNTYNVLKNREVLRNFLCLQKLIFVNQIHSDEVKILKDKEQILGDCDGIITNLKNIGICVMVADCSPILIYDSKNSVIACIHAGRQGVIKKILTKCVIKMQENFNSNVSDLSVFVGPNIKGSCYEVGDLDLKEFNEFKIGNKFDMNLALKNELISLGVNDFSFNNTCAHCDNRYFSYRRDKITGRFAGIIALR, from the coding sequence TTGGGAAAAAGTAGACAACTTTTTGAGTTTGTATTAAACGATAAAAATATCATAGCTGGATTTAGCACTAGATTTGGCGGAGTCAGTGATGGAGCCTATAGCTGTTTAAATCTAGGTTTGCATACCGGTGATAATACATACAATGTCTTAAAAAATAGAGAAGTTTTAAGAAATTTTCTTTGTTTGCAAAAGCTGATTTTTGTAAATCAAATTCACTCAGATGAAGTTAAAATTCTAAAAGATAAAGAGCAAATTCTTGGAGATTGTGATGGGATTATCACAAATTTAAAAAATATTGGCATTTGTGTTATGGTTGCTGATTGTTCGCCTATTTTAATTTATGATAGTAAAAATAGTGTCATTGCTTGTATCCACGCTGGAAGACAAGGTGTCATCAAAAAAATATTAACAAAATGCGTGATAAAAATGCAAGAGAATTTTAACTCAAATGTTTCAGACTTATCAGTATTTGTAGGACCAAATATAAAAGGTAGTTGTTATGAAGTCGGTGATTTGGATCTAAAAGAGTTTAATGAATTTAAGATAGGAAATAAATTTGATATGAACTTAGCACTTAAAAATGAGCTTATTTCACTTGGTGTAAATGATTTTTCTTTTAATAACACTTGTGCACATTGCGATAATAGATATTTTTCTTATAGAAGAGATAAAATAACAGGTAGATTTGCAGGAATAATAGCTTTAAGGTAG
- a CDS encoding DNA cytosine methyltransferase — MQTLPIDYTVGVSNTQRYKSIGNAWTVDVIAHIFKRLAEDLQKKQNTIKKGN; from the coding sequence TTGCAAACATTGCCTATTGACTATACAGTAGGTGTATCAAATACACAAAGATATAAAAGCATAGGCAACGCCTGGACTGTTGATGTTATAGCGCATATTTTTAAAAGGCTGGCAGAAGACTTACAAAAAAAGCAAAACACAATAAAAAAAGGTAACTAA
- a CDS encoding DNA adenine methylase, with translation MQTTKAAFGWVGGKSKLAKDIIALMPKHDKYVEVFGGALSVFYQKSPSKCEILNDINGELINLHRIIKTRPQSLNIELNNMLRSREIFYLIKDKKLKPRNNIQRAALYFYLISLSFGSKGNNFVMAKNRNPKNIYRDFAVQSRKLKRAIIENMSYERLIKEYDSKDTLFYLDPPYVGTESYYKTPKDFNIADHKNLSYILSNINAKFILSYNDCDLVRELYSDFIIKELNIRYTLNAKTNKINKELLIMIF, from the coding sequence ATGCAAACAACAAAAGCAGCATTTGGCTGGGTAGGCGGCAAAAGTAAGCTAGCAAAAGACATAATAGCTTTAATGCCTAAGCACGATAAGTATGTAGAGGTGTTTGGTGGAGCTTTATCTGTGTTTTATCAAAAAAGCCCATCAAAATGCGAGATATTAAACGATATAAATGGCGAACTTATAAATTTACATAGAATAATAAAAACAAGACCACAAAGCCTAAACATAGAGCTTAATAATATGCTAAGAAGTAGAGAGATTTTTTATCTCATAAAAGATAAAAAGCTAAAACCAAGAAACAACATACAAAGAGCAGCTTTGTACTTTTATCTTATAAGTCTTAGCTTTGGATCTAAGGGTAATAATTTTGTTATGGCTAAGAATAGAAATCCTAAAAATATTTACCGGGATTTTGCAGTACAATCAAGAAAGCTTAAGCGTGCTATTATAGAGAATATGAGCTATGAAAGATTAATAAAAGAGTATGATAGTAAAGATACTTTGTTTTACCTAGACCCACCGTATGTGGGTACTGAAAGCTATTATAAAACACCAAAAGATTTTAATATAGCAGATCATAAAAATTTATCTTATATATTAAGCAATATCAATGCTAAATTTATACTTTCTTATAACGATTGCGACTTGGTAAGAGAGCTTTATAGTGATTTTATAATCAAAGAGCTAAATATAAGATACACACTCAATGCTAAAACAAATAAGATAAATAAAGAGTTGCTTATTATGATTTTTTAG
- the ribE gene encoding riboflavin synthase encodes MFNGLIREIAVVKSYTNNILRLKADFKPNLGDSIAVNGACLSVIEIFDDGFSVELSLESRKHIATENLKGKVHIEPAMKLGDRIDGHLVQGHIDSIGEVYKISQNENGVDVFIKLPQEIMKFMANKGSVCVDGVSLTVNEVLQNAIKLTIIPITFKESLFCDFKIGRRVNIESDMMARYIARQIEFKKELTWEKVDNFLSLY; translated from the coding sequence ATGTTTAACGGTCTAATAAGAGAAATAGCTGTAGTTAAAAGTTATACAAATAACATACTTAGACTAAAAGCCGATTTTAAACCAAATCTTGGCGACAGCATAGCTGTAAATGGTGCTTGTCTTAGTGTGATAGAGATATTTGATGATGGTTTTAGTGTTGAACTTAGCCTTGAAAGCAGAAAGCATATAGCTACTGAGAACTTAAAAGGTAAGGTTCACATAGAACCTGCTATGAAGCTTGGTGACAGAATAGACGGACATTTAGTTCAAGGTCATATAGATTCCATAGGTGAAGTTTATAAAATTTCACAAAATGAAAACGGGGTTGATGTTTTTATAAAATTACCACAAGAGATAATGAAATTTATGGCAAACAAAGGAAGTGTATGCGTTGATGGTGTAAGCCTTACAGTAAACGAAGTCTTGCAAAATGCAATAAAACTAACAATAATACCTATAACTTTCAAAGAGAGCCTTTTTTGTGATTTTAAGATAGGTAGAAGGGTAAATATAGAAAGTGATATGATGGCTAGATATATTGCTAGACAAATTGAGTTTAAAAAAGAGCTTACTTGGGAAAAAGTAGACAACTTTTTGAGTTTGTATTAA
- a CDS encoding DUF3310 domain-containing protein produces the protein MEVANTNNRKQIGGSHYEKMTIEPIDFITSNNMGFCEGNIIKYICRYKDKNGGEDLKKAKWYIDFLIKAYE, from the coding sequence ATGGAGGTAGCAAACACAAACAACAGAAAACAAATTGGTGGCAGTCATTACGAAAAGATGACGATTGAACCCATAGACTTTATAACTTCTAATAATATGGGATTTTGCGAAGGTAATATTATTAAATATATTTGTAGGTATAAAGATAAAAATGGGGGTGAGGATTTAAAAAAAGCCAAATGGTATATTGATTTTTTGATAAAGGCTTATGAATGA
- a CDS encoding histidine kinase translates to MLNYKKLGIKNFKNHKFDDALKYFSLAYEQTKDKNLLFYINLCVFAKDSFDEANMLFELFYAKEKKQEDTENLYELLYALENKHAQSEELEEEDAISYEEFMSFVRNSDFKSVFQNIMFSTKVMISNKDDFLDFIQNLIKNDFLDMSINYLESAATMFRGDERIDKLLEKVKERKNNEDTH, encoded by the coding sequence TTGCTTAATTATAAAAAACTTGGTATAAAAAATTTTAAAAATCATAAATTTGATGATGCGTTAAAATACTTTTCATTAGCATACGAACAAACAAAAGATAAAAATTTGCTTTTTTATATAAATTTATGTGTTTTTGCAAAAGATTCTTTTGATGAAGCAAATATGCTTTTTGAGCTTTTTTATGCAAAAGAAAAAAAACAAGAAGACACAGAAAATTTATATGAATTATTATACGCATTAGAAAACAAACACGCACAAAGCGAAGAGCTTGAAGAAGAAGATGCTATAAGCTATGAAGAATTTATGAGTTTTGTTAGGAATTCTGATTTTAAAAGTGTATTTCAAAATATAATGTTTTCAACAAAAGTCATGATATCAAATAAAGATGATTTTTTGGATTTTATACAAAATTTAATAAAAAACGATTTTTTAGACATGAGCATTAACTATCTTGAAAGTGCAGCTACTATGTTTAGAGGCGATGAGAGGATAGACAAACTTCTTGAAAAAGTAAAAGAAAGAAAAAATAATGAAGATACACATTAA
- a CDS encoding helix-turn-helix transcriptional regulator: MNNTFIPAKQAKEMLGVGDTTLWRLARDKILDKRKAGHKTVYYSLQSINRYMSGEYRLSK; the protein is encoded by the coding sequence ATGAATAATACATTTATACCAGCAAAACAAGCCAAAGAGATGCTAGGTGTTGGTGATACAACCCTTTGGCGATTAGCAAGAGATAAAATCTTAGACAAAAGAAAAGCAGGACATAAAACGGTGTATTATTCACTTCAATCAATTAATCGCTACATGTCAGGCGAATACAGATTATCTAAATAA
- a CDS encoding tyrosine-type recombinase/integrase, whose amino-acid sequence MPKIATSLTAISIKNLKPKDKPYFVSDGFNMLVKVAPNGNKTFVFIYKSPKTNKRRRHTIGTYPTMSLSEAREKRTELQKLVNNGIDILQEQNYKDFQAIYQEYIKTRSDVTPKHLQRIKSIFDRFILPKFANADIKIITRKDIINALSPIQDKQETLKKSLIALNHFYKYALLYEDIDHNIITDIDKKRS is encoded by the coding sequence ATGCCTAAAATAGCTACTTCGCTCACTGCAATATCAATCAAAAATTTAAAACCAAAAGATAAGCCCTACTTTGTAAGCGATGGTTTTAATATGTTAGTTAAAGTCGCTCCGAACGGAAATAAAACTTTTGTATTTATATATAAAAGTCCAAAGACAAATAAACGTAGGCGACATACAATAGGAACATATCCAACAATGAGTTTAAGCGAAGCAAGAGAAAAAAGAACAGAGTTACAAAAATTAGTAAATAATGGTATAGATATTTTACAAGAGCAAAATTACAAAGATTTTCAAGCAATATATCAAGAATACATAAAAACAAGATCAGATGTAACACCAAAACATCTACAAAGAATAAAAAGTATATTTGATAGATTTATATTACCAAAGTTTGCAAATGCTGATATAAAAATCATAACAAGAAAAGATATAATTAATGCACTCTCCCCTATTCAAGATAAACAAGAAACATTAAAGAAAAGTTTAATAGCTTTAAACCATTTCTATAAGTATGCATTATTATATGAAGACATAGACCATAATATAATAACAGACATAGATAAAAAACGCTCATAG